One Triticum dicoccoides isolate Atlit2015 ecotype Zavitan chromosome 5B, WEW_v2.0, whole genome shotgun sequence genomic window carries:
- the LOC119309679 gene encoding cinnamoyl-CoA reductase 1-like → MTVVDAAAVAQELPGHGQTVCVTGAAGYIASWLVKLLLERGYTVKGTVRNPDDPKNAHLKALDGAAERLILCKADLLDYDAICAAVEGCHGVFHTASPVTDDPEQMVEPAVRGTEYVINAAADAGTVRRVVFTSSIGAVTMDPNRGPDVVVDESCWSDLEFCKKTKNWYCYGKAVAEQAAWEKAGARGVDLVVVNPVLVVGPLLQPTVNASAAHILKYLDGSAKKYANAVQAYVDVRDVAAAHVRVFEAPEASGRYLCAERVLHREDVVHILAKLFPEYPVPTRCSDEVNPRKQPYKMSNQKLQDLGLQFTPVNDSLYETVKSLQEKGHLPAPRKDILPAELDGATA, encoded by the exons ATGACTGTCGTcgacgccgccgccgtcgcgcagGAGCTGCCCGGGCACGGGCAGACCGTGTGCGTCACCGGCGCCGCCGGGTACATCGCGTCGTGGCTCGTCAAGCTGCTCCTGGAGAGAGGCTACACCGTCAAGGGCACCGTGAGGAACCCAG ATGATCCGAAGAACGCCCATCTGAAGGCGCTGGACGGCGCCGCCGAGAGGCTGATCCTCTGCAAGGCCGACCTCCTCGACTACGACGCCATCTGCGCCGCCGTCGAGGGCTGCCACGGCGTGTTCCACACCGCCTCCCCCGTCACCGACGACCCT GAGCAGATGGTGGAGCCGGCGGTGAGGGGCACGGAGTACGTGATCAACGCGGCGGCGGACGCCGGCACCGTGCGCCGCGTGGTGTTCACGTCGTCCATCGGCGCCGTCACCATGGACCCCAACCGCGGTCCTGATGTGGTCGTCGACGAGTCCTGCTGGAGCGACCTTGAATTCTGCAAGAAAACCAAG AACTGGTACTGCTACGGCAAGGCCGTGGCGGAGCAGGCGGCATGGGAGAAGGCCGGGGCGCGTGGCGTCGACCTCGTGGTGGTGAACCCGGTGCTGGTGGTCGGGCCGCTGCTGCAGCCGACGGTGAACGCCAGCGCCGCGCACATCCTCAAGTACCTCGACGGCTCCGCCAAGAAGTACGCCAACGCGGTGCAGGCGTACGTGGACGTGCGCGACGTCGCCGCCGCGCACGTCCGGGTCTTCGAGGCGCCTGAGGCCTCCGGCCGGTACCTCTGCGCCGAGCGCGTCCTGCACCGCGAGGACGTCGTCCACATCCTCGCCAAGCTCTTCCCCGAGTACCCCGTCCCAACAAG GTGCTCTGACGAGGTGAACCCGCGGAAGCAGCCTTACAAGATGTCCAACCAGAAGCTGCAGGATCTCGGCCTCCAGTTCACCCCTGTCAACGACTCTCTGTACGAGACGGTGAAGAGCCTCCAGGAGAAGGGGCACCTCCCGGCACCGAGGAAAGATATCCTCCCAGCAGAACTGGACGGTGCAACAGCGTGA